One part of the Bombus terrestris chromosome 13, iyBomTerr1.2, whole genome shotgun sequence genome encodes these proteins:
- the LOC100644416 gene encoding uncharacterized protein LOC100644416 codes for MASKIMASEIRNTSVKEASISSNNNVSTPEQSNFSCIPVIFSPYVVSSRGKSNARKEQQLKRGFSFRHSPSDDDIPTKDTIMKNLNISIEEEERTAQYFHFLLNKETDRLTELCEKWMKIMVEAEITENEQWEINQVIEQTYLLINRKFDRFRKLITNCETGKGEMLITCKDLQGFWDMMYVDIKNCDLQFEKLRDLCSQDKKENVLVNRSVTKKTLNSIKAILIKRKQKMIQKIRNSDTKSKLESNLYQTLGDKYEKNISSGIKHKIKAIFDNSNKKKLSLVKHAKRLSLLQKVQLSETLSKQKPCSKTIDLSEIYKTPEVQLDDSISYINSNQTPGKSILKQPKNSPKMGCLMKLTNKVNFDDHIVLNEVPIDEETEVKLSLAAALSRIDNFDLDSSNEVTAFRAERKLFFDDVRSDEHKDDIKENSKENKIASPRTQMAIAFQELNNSLGTPQERSTREQNFVDKNAIPNQTLPFNRNIFIPIKENKDVETVNTLKQKHIPINDKKEINDSDENIRILRNRTIISMDTPIPKKRSFSKMSMDIEELGHKENESPLEKKRRTSSFKINIDNSEKMNIDETNNNKGRSIKNVKFSGKEHSAERNRSTLSMTSRVQRCKTHPNKYIPIEDSISLKMRKKTPERIRRSRSKIS; via the exons ATGGCTAGTAAAATAATGGCGAGCGAAATACGTAATACTAGTGTTAAAGAAGCAAGTATTTCTTCAAATAATAATGTATCTACGCCAGAACAGTCAAATTTTTCATGTATACCGGTTATATTTTCTCCTTATGTAGTTTCTAGTCGTGGAAAATCCAATGCTAGAAAAGAACAGCAACTAAAACGGGGTTTTAGTTTTCGTCATTCGCCAAGCGATGATGATATTCCTACCAAAGACACTatcatgaaaaatttaaatatttcaattgaaGAAGAAGAACGTACCgcacaatattttcattttcttttgaaTAAAGAAACGGATAGATTAACCGAATTATGTGAAAAGTGGATGAAAATTATGGTAGAAGCTGAAATTACAGAAAATGAACAATGGGAAATTAATCAAGTTATTGAACAAacatatttgttaataaatagaAAGTTTGATAGATTTCGTAAATTGATTACTAATTGCGAAACAGGGAAAGGAGAAATGTTAATTACGTGTAAAGATTTGCAAGGATTTTGGGATATGATGTACGTGGATATAAAAAATTGTGAtttacaatttgaaaaattgaggGATCTTTGTTCACAGGACAAGAAAGAAAACGTGCTTGTTAACAGATCAGTTActaaaaaaacattaaattctattaaagctatcttaataaaaagaaaacagaagatGATACAGAAAATTAGAAACAGTGATACTAAAAGTAAACTTGAATCTAATTTATACCAAACTTTAGGTgataaatatgaaaagaatataAGTTCTGGGATAAAACACAAAATAAAGGCTATATTTGATAATTCTAACAAAAAAAAACTTTCACTTGTAAAGCATGCTAAAAGATTAAGTTTATTGCAAAAAGTACAGTTGTCTGAAACATTGTCGAAACAAAAGCCTTGCTCAAAAACAATAGATCTgagtgaaatatataaaacaccaGAAGTTCAGTTAGATGATTCAATATCTTATATTAATTCTAATCAAACACCAGGAAAGAGCATATTAAAACAGCCAAAGAATTCACCCAAAATGGGATGTCTCatgaaattaacaaataaagTTAATTTTGATGATCATATAGTTTTAAATGAAGTACCAATTGACGAAGAAACAGAGGTAAAATTAAGTTTAGCTGCAGCATTGTCAAGAATAGATAATTTTGATCTTGATAGCTCTAATGAAGTAACAGCTTTTAGAGCAGAAAGAAAACTTTTTTTTGATGATGTTAGATCTGATGAACATAAAGATGATATCAAAGAAAattcaaaagaaaataaaatagcgTCTCCACGAACACAAATGGCAATAGCATTCCAAGAATTGAATAATAGTCTCGGTACACCACAGGAAAGAAGCACAAGGGAACAAAATTTTGTAGATAAAAATGCGATACCAAATCAAACTCTACCAttcaatagaaatattttcataccaatcaaagaaaataaagatGTTGAAACTGTAAATACACTAAAACAGAAACATATTCCTATAAAtgacaaaaaagaaatcaacgATAGTGatgaaaatataagaattttaagaaatagaACTATTATTTCAATGGATACACCTATACCTAAGAAAAGATCTTTTAGCAAAATGTCTATGGATATAGAAGAACTAGGACATAAAGAAAATGAATCACCtttagagaagaaaagaagaacaagttcttttaaaattaacattgaTAATAGTGAAAAAATGAATATAGATGAAACTAATAACAACAAGGGAAGATCTATTAAAAACGTCAAATTTTCTG GAAAAGAACATAGTGCAGAAAGAAACAGATCAACCCTATCTATGACGTCTCGTGTTCAAAGGTGTAAAACACATCCCAACAAATACATTCCAATAGAAGATTCTATATCTTTGAAAATGCGAaagaaaa CTCCAGAACGTATTAGGAGATCTAGAAGCAAAATATCATAG
- the LOC100643951 gene encoding microsomal triacylglycerol transfer protein isoform X1 yields MACSETPVTTLTVSLVYLLTLFGSYCQMAPAVAGATRGWDLGSGLKYKLTTTLLFSEAAPSKSSGDVGFRLTGELDVTAVWQKPDDPSSFLLKIELLQPQLWIKSRSASELEGFVEHSSRINALAQKPLLIFWRNGNVNSIFMDTAESVSSANLKRGLASLFQYTVFDSDVEERDASGLCKVTYYSLGPRTMGKRKISCEQNILPPKKRHPNPLFGVKLTSTRNSTYELTQQLLPSLIRDEEGHRMALTARPEVGSVVTSKRTLELLPGTLSANTVQADTLNQALAAAQPGYRETSIELQLEPFSCPDHGCPTIEQTVEEYRSALEDNALGTGKSASAFLKLLPLVRSASPDELQKLLKSPRYRQIKPQLLDIFGAASTIAGHQAAMKILRQDEIENETERYLWALSLSPTPNADIAKNILRRSEETNPNDKVSETIALTAAAMARHLECPASIEKARVSLEIGIDTCTGEECKLKFLRALRNLRTKTAIPTLLKFATNENKALNVAAWKGLSALPRDSLTPEVKKVAKRVFYEIGGPKRDSSSRTIALDIILETNPSKEDIRHLVEYLANTDRDYEVRKYLSQRLEQLSDKDLRFAKDLNEVLSTCGKDIVNYNVYSQKGLSTAFTRNFLKSIDSNGSLITIQEIQSGLMKRGIVDVVLQVEEHEEALFSLGLFAGGLGSFVSTSSQENDIQDVEPATAGMELDFLGVGIRPFVFFSGQGELMSHIWSGSASERTPAFQALAALHNYNEYIPLASGIVAEVDVQGAVSFDLAGQIQLSLWSRSAQSLVDLKAGIMIQGGTKVRSDFVQSMAEFSMSMEPKLELATDVDFSGPVSLCMRLSQPENVMKYQVYKVERVAGSRHKLRKTRRMRLHNPGRSYLLNRKNNEMCSMVFS; encoded by the exons ATGGCCTGCTCGGAAACGCCGGTTACGACGCTTACAGTCTCCCTCGTTTATCTTCTGACGCTTTTCG GTTCCTACTGTCAAATGGCCCCAG CCGTGGCTGGTGCTACCAGAGGCTGGGACCTGGGAAGCGGATTGAAATACAAACTGACAACGACGTTGCTGTTTAGCGAGGCAGCTCCGTCGAAATCCAGCGGGGACGTTGGCTTTCGATTAACCGGCGAATTGGATGTAACCGCCGTTTGGCAGAAACCGGATGATCCGAGTAGCTTTCTGCTGAAAATCGAG CTCCTGCAACCACAACTATGGATCAAATCTCGAAGTGCTTCAGAACTGGAAGGATTCGTCGAACACTCCTCCAGAATAAATGCCCTTGCACAGAAACCTTTGCTAATATTTTGGAGAAACGGCAATGTAAATTCCATCTTCATGGATACTGCAGAGAGCGTCTCTTCGGCAAACCTCAAACGTGGCTTAGCTAGTTTATTCCAATATACGGTATTCGATAGCGACGTCGAGGAACGAGATGCTTCCGGTCTCTGCAAAGTAACCTACTATTCTCTGGGACCGAGAACAATGGGAAAACGAAAAATATCCTGCGAGCAAAATATTCTACCACCAAAGAAACGGCATCCGAATCCATTGTTCGGCGTGAAGCTTACGAGTACCCGCAATTCAACCTACGAGCTCACGCAACAGCTTTTGCCTAGCTTGATTCGTGATGAGGAGGGTCATCGAATGGCACTTACCGCCAGACCGGAAGTGGGCTCCGTCGTCACATCGAAGAGGACACTCGAGCTGCTTCCTGGCACGCTCAGCGCAAATACCGTGCAGGCTGATACCTTGAATCAAGCTCTCGCTGCTGCGCAACCTGGATACAGAGAAACGAGTATCGAGCTACAATTGGAACCGTTCTCGTGCCCTGACCACGGATGTCCGACG ATAGAACAAACGGTCGAAGAGTATCGCAGCGCCCTGGAGGACAACGCTTTGGGTACTGGAAAATCTGCTTCGGCGTTCCTGAAGTTACTACCTCTAGTCAGATCAGCCTCTCCAGATGAGCTGCAGAAGCTCCTAAAAAGTCCACGATATCGTCAAATAAAACCTCAACTATTAGATATCTTTGGCGCCGCCTCGACCATAGCAGGACATCAAGCAGCCATGAAAATTCTTCGACAagacgaaatagaaaacgaGACTGAAAGATATCTTTGGGCTCTGTCTCTGTCTCCCACGCCGAATGCAGATATCGCCAAAAATATTCTGAGACGATCGGAAGAAACCAATCCGAACGACAAAGTGTCAGAAACGATAGCTTTAACCGCAGCAGCGATGGCACGTCATTTAGAGTGTCCAGCTAGCATCGAGAAAGCAAGAGTCAGTTTGGAAATCGGTATCGATACTTGCACGGGGGAAGAGTGCAAGTTGAAATTCCTCAGAGCTCTAAGAAATTTAAGAACCAAGACTGCGATCCCgacattattaaaatttgcaacGAATGAGAATAAAGCACTCAATGTCGCTGCTTGGAAGGGCCTGTCAGCGCTACCCAGAGATTCGCTGACTCCTGAAGTAAAAAAGGTAGCCAAACGAGTCTTTTACGAAATAGGTGGGCCAAAGAGAGACAGTAGCTCTAGGACTATAGCCTTGGATATTATTCTTGAAACGAATCCATCGAAGGAAGATATCAGACACTTGGTGGAGTATTTAGCAAACACAGATCGTGATTACGAGGTTCGGAAGTATCTCAGTCAACGATTGGAACAACTCTCTGATAAGGATCTTCGATTTGCTAAAGATCTGAACGAAGTTTTGAGCACATGTGGAAAGGATATCGTTAATTACAACGTGTATTCCCAGAAAGGTCTTAGCACAGCGTTTACGAGAAACTTTCTAAAATCAATAGATAGTAATGGATCGTTGATAACTATTCAAGAGATTCAGTCAGGTTTGATGAAGCGTGGAATAGTCGACGTAGTTCTCCAAGTTGAAGAGCACGAAGAGGCGCTGTTCTCTCTTGGCCTGTTCGCGGGAGGCCTAGGAAGCTTCGTTTCGACTTCCAGCCAGGAAAATGACATTCAGGATGTCGAACCAGCTACTGCAGGAATGGAGCTCGATTTCCTAGGTGTTGGTATCAGGCCATTCGTCTTCTTCTCTGGCCAAGGGGAACTTATGAGTCACATCTGGTCTGGGTCAGCGTCCGAACGAACTCCAGCCTTCCAGGCCTTAGCTGCTCTCCATAACTACAACGAATACATTCCACTGGCCTCGGGAATCGTAGCCGAAGTCGACGTCCAAGGTGCGGTTAGCTTCGATTTAGCTGGACAAATTCAACTGAGCCTATGGTCCAGAAGCGCTCAGTCGCTGGTGGATCTGAAGGCTGGAATTATGATCCAGGGAGGAACGAAAGTGCGTTCCGACTTTGTGCAGAGCATGGCCGAGTTCTCTATGTCGATGGAACCGAAATTGGAGTTGGCCACCGACGTAGACTTTTCCGGACCGGTATCTCTGTGCATGAGACTTAGCCAACCAGAGAACGTGATGAAGTATCAGGTATATAAGGTTGAAAGAGTAGCTGGAAGTAGACACAAATTGAGAAAAACCAGGAGGATGAGGTTGCATAATCCTGGGAGGTCTTATCTGTTGAACAGAAAGAATAACGAGATGTGCTCAATGGTGTTCAGTTAA
- the LOC100643951 gene encoding microsomal triacylglycerol transfer protein isoform X2, whose protein sequence is MACSETPVTTLTVSLVYLLTLFAVAGATRGWDLGSGLKYKLTTTLLFSEAAPSKSSGDVGFRLTGELDVTAVWQKPDDPSSFLLKIELLQPQLWIKSRSASELEGFVEHSSRINALAQKPLLIFWRNGNVNSIFMDTAESVSSANLKRGLASLFQYTVFDSDVEERDASGLCKVTYYSLGPRTMGKRKISCEQNILPPKKRHPNPLFGVKLTSTRNSTYELTQQLLPSLIRDEEGHRMALTARPEVGSVVTSKRTLELLPGTLSANTVQADTLNQALAAAQPGYRETSIELQLEPFSCPDHGCPTIEQTVEEYRSALEDNALGTGKSASAFLKLLPLVRSASPDELQKLLKSPRYRQIKPQLLDIFGAASTIAGHQAAMKILRQDEIENETERYLWALSLSPTPNADIAKNILRRSEETNPNDKVSETIALTAAAMARHLECPASIEKARVSLEIGIDTCTGEECKLKFLRALRNLRTKTAIPTLLKFATNENKALNVAAWKGLSALPRDSLTPEVKKVAKRVFYEIGGPKRDSSSRTIALDIILETNPSKEDIRHLVEYLANTDRDYEVRKYLSQRLEQLSDKDLRFAKDLNEVLSTCGKDIVNYNVYSQKGLSTAFTRNFLKSIDSNGSLITIQEIQSGLMKRGIVDVVLQVEEHEEALFSLGLFAGGLGSFVSTSSQENDIQDVEPATAGMELDFLGVGIRPFVFFSGQGELMSHIWSGSASERTPAFQALAALHNYNEYIPLASGIVAEVDVQGAVSFDLAGQIQLSLWSRSAQSLVDLKAGIMIQGGTKVRSDFVQSMAEFSMSMEPKLELATDVDFSGPVSLCMRLSQPENVMKYQVYKVERVAGSRHKLRKTRRMRLHNPGRSYLLNRKNNEMCSMVFS, encoded by the exons ATGGCCTGCTCGGAAACGCCGGTTACGACGCTTACAGTCTCCCTCGTTTATCTTCTGACGCTTTTCG CCGTGGCTGGTGCTACCAGAGGCTGGGACCTGGGAAGCGGATTGAAATACAAACTGACAACGACGTTGCTGTTTAGCGAGGCAGCTCCGTCGAAATCCAGCGGGGACGTTGGCTTTCGATTAACCGGCGAATTGGATGTAACCGCCGTTTGGCAGAAACCGGATGATCCGAGTAGCTTTCTGCTGAAAATCGAG CTCCTGCAACCACAACTATGGATCAAATCTCGAAGTGCTTCAGAACTGGAAGGATTCGTCGAACACTCCTCCAGAATAAATGCCCTTGCACAGAAACCTTTGCTAATATTTTGGAGAAACGGCAATGTAAATTCCATCTTCATGGATACTGCAGAGAGCGTCTCTTCGGCAAACCTCAAACGTGGCTTAGCTAGTTTATTCCAATATACGGTATTCGATAGCGACGTCGAGGAACGAGATGCTTCCGGTCTCTGCAAAGTAACCTACTATTCTCTGGGACCGAGAACAATGGGAAAACGAAAAATATCCTGCGAGCAAAATATTCTACCACCAAAGAAACGGCATCCGAATCCATTGTTCGGCGTGAAGCTTACGAGTACCCGCAATTCAACCTACGAGCTCACGCAACAGCTTTTGCCTAGCTTGATTCGTGATGAGGAGGGTCATCGAATGGCACTTACCGCCAGACCGGAAGTGGGCTCCGTCGTCACATCGAAGAGGACACTCGAGCTGCTTCCTGGCACGCTCAGCGCAAATACCGTGCAGGCTGATACCTTGAATCAAGCTCTCGCTGCTGCGCAACCTGGATACAGAGAAACGAGTATCGAGCTACAATTGGAACCGTTCTCGTGCCCTGACCACGGATGTCCGACG ATAGAACAAACGGTCGAAGAGTATCGCAGCGCCCTGGAGGACAACGCTTTGGGTACTGGAAAATCTGCTTCGGCGTTCCTGAAGTTACTACCTCTAGTCAGATCAGCCTCTCCAGATGAGCTGCAGAAGCTCCTAAAAAGTCCACGATATCGTCAAATAAAACCTCAACTATTAGATATCTTTGGCGCCGCCTCGACCATAGCAGGACATCAAGCAGCCATGAAAATTCTTCGACAagacgaaatagaaaacgaGACTGAAAGATATCTTTGGGCTCTGTCTCTGTCTCCCACGCCGAATGCAGATATCGCCAAAAATATTCTGAGACGATCGGAAGAAACCAATCCGAACGACAAAGTGTCAGAAACGATAGCTTTAACCGCAGCAGCGATGGCACGTCATTTAGAGTGTCCAGCTAGCATCGAGAAAGCAAGAGTCAGTTTGGAAATCGGTATCGATACTTGCACGGGGGAAGAGTGCAAGTTGAAATTCCTCAGAGCTCTAAGAAATTTAAGAACCAAGACTGCGATCCCgacattattaaaatttgcaacGAATGAGAATAAAGCACTCAATGTCGCTGCTTGGAAGGGCCTGTCAGCGCTACCCAGAGATTCGCTGACTCCTGAAGTAAAAAAGGTAGCCAAACGAGTCTTTTACGAAATAGGTGGGCCAAAGAGAGACAGTAGCTCTAGGACTATAGCCTTGGATATTATTCTTGAAACGAATCCATCGAAGGAAGATATCAGACACTTGGTGGAGTATTTAGCAAACACAGATCGTGATTACGAGGTTCGGAAGTATCTCAGTCAACGATTGGAACAACTCTCTGATAAGGATCTTCGATTTGCTAAAGATCTGAACGAAGTTTTGAGCACATGTGGAAAGGATATCGTTAATTACAACGTGTATTCCCAGAAAGGTCTTAGCACAGCGTTTACGAGAAACTTTCTAAAATCAATAGATAGTAATGGATCGTTGATAACTATTCAAGAGATTCAGTCAGGTTTGATGAAGCGTGGAATAGTCGACGTAGTTCTCCAAGTTGAAGAGCACGAAGAGGCGCTGTTCTCTCTTGGCCTGTTCGCGGGAGGCCTAGGAAGCTTCGTTTCGACTTCCAGCCAGGAAAATGACATTCAGGATGTCGAACCAGCTACTGCAGGAATGGAGCTCGATTTCCTAGGTGTTGGTATCAGGCCATTCGTCTTCTTCTCTGGCCAAGGGGAACTTATGAGTCACATCTGGTCTGGGTCAGCGTCCGAACGAACTCCAGCCTTCCAGGCCTTAGCTGCTCTCCATAACTACAACGAATACATTCCACTGGCCTCGGGAATCGTAGCCGAAGTCGACGTCCAAGGTGCGGTTAGCTTCGATTTAGCTGGACAAATTCAACTGAGCCTATGGTCCAGAAGCGCTCAGTCGCTGGTGGATCTGAAGGCTGGAATTATGATCCAGGGAGGAACGAAAGTGCGTTCCGACTTTGTGCAGAGCATGGCCGAGTTCTCTATGTCGATGGAACCGAAATTGGAGTTGGCCACCGACGTAGACTTTTCCGGACCGGTATCTCTGTGCATGAGACTTAGCCAACCAGAGAACGTGATGAAGTATCAGGTATATAAGGTTGAAAGAGTAGCTGGAAGTAGACACAAATTGAGAAAAACCAGGAGGATGAGGTTGCATAATCCTGGGAGGTCTTATCTGTTGAACAGAAAGAATAACGAGATGTGCTCAATGGTGTTCAGTTAA
- the LOC100644307 gene encoding uncharacterized protein LOC100644307, with the protein MIRTFQQQFRIPPSHWQLFKSRPSTSPTGQGFVGSWMPNPIDFGSKSSNFSLFRVDLKSLKPSPNRPVLFAMNPSQYIFLLFVGTFCVYGLWKTSSLSWRSSTVHAKASIQFDLSIPSSSPSVFRRFSNKTNRKTIGKSHKKYRGVVSKYMLELYHRRSDVDIVRALEPIHVSGPTNEGARILVFSIPPIDPDEALEVAELLGVVGSILRVRLDHTDAFGSCKSRRDDSWRAFNVTSAVAARSGSAVRFRVYGRVGYHPCGDGPILLLSYAKVRKRRLRRSIQEEETDEDDGPRRRRKNSCRRRSLYVDFALIAYDEWVVAPPGYEAYQCSGKCFYPFGDHLSPTKHAIVQTLVHGALQAIEGGSKPVGRACCVPTRLAPTSLLYLDASGTLTYQYGYEDMVVAECGCR; encoded by the coding sequence ATGATAAGGACATTCCAGCAGCAATTTCGAATCCCTCCTTCCCATTGGCAGTTATTTAAAAGCCGTCCTTCAACCTCACCCACCGGCCAAGGATTCGTTGGCAGTTGGATGCCAAATCCGATCGACTTCGGTTCGAAATCATCCAATTTTTCACTCTTTCGCGTCGATTTAAAATCCCTGAAACCATCACCAAACCGTCCAGTGCTCTTCGCCATGAACCCTTCTCAATATATCTTCTTACTCTTCGTTGGAACTTTCTGTGTCTATGGATTGTGGAAAACCAGTTCTCTTTCCTGGCGATCCTCCACGGTACACGCGAAAGCGTCGATTCAGTTCGACCTCTCCATTCCATCATCTTCTCCATCCGTTTTCCGTCGATTCTCTAACAAAACAAACAGAAAAACCATCGGCAAAAGTCATAAAAAGTATCGCGGAGTCGTATCGAAATACATGCTAGAGCTGTACCACCGCAGATCAGATGTGGACATAGTTCGAGCGTTAGAACCGATCCATGTGTCAGGCCCGACCAACGAAGGAGCCAGGATCCTGGTATTCTCGATACCTCCGATCGACCCAGACGAAGCTCTAGAGGTAGCAGAGTTGCTTGGCGTTGTTGGATCCATTCTCAGAGTGCGTTTAGATCACACGGACGCTTTTGGAAGCTGCAAATCGAGGAGAGACGATAGTTGGAGGGCTTTCAATGTTACTTCTGCAGTGGCTGCAAGGAGTGGTAGTGCTGTCAGATTCCGAGTATACGGCAGAGTTGGTTATCATCCTTGCGGAGACGGCCCAATCTTGTTATTGAGCTACGCCAAAGTGAGGAAGAGGCGATTAAGGCGTTCCATTCAAGAAGAAGAAACGGACGAAGACGACGGTCCCCGAAGAAGACGTAAGAATTCCTGCAGACGACGATCTCTTTACGTAGACTTTGCACTGATCGCGTACGACGAATGGGTCGTTGCTCCACCCGGGTACGAAGCCTATCAGTGCTCTGGGAAGTGTTTTTACCCGTTCGGCGATCATCTTAGCCCCACGAAGCATGCGATCGTGCAGACGTTGGTACACGGTGCTCTCCAGGCTATCGAGGGCGGCAGCAAACCTGTTGGCAGAGCTTGCTGCGTACCAACGAGACTAGCGCCTACCAGTCTGCTTTATCTGGATGCCAGTGGAACTTTAACTTATCAGTACGGCTACGAAGACATGGTTGTTGCCGAGTGTGGCTGTCGTTAA
- the LOC100643824 gene encoding long-chain-fatty-acid--CoA ligase 1: protein MTSSCFSPPPLRPPIDISDQSDTVKGTDLIKVSRFYKDSKEGKFVSFLYEDTRTLYDGFRKGAKESNNGPCLGWRDGPNKPYQWLHYNETLLRAKNFGSGLVSLGLMPGSHALVGLYSQNCPEWILAEQACYTYSLAVVPLYDTLGPDACAFIINQAEINLVVCENDSKCNLLLDKAPRCLRKMVVIKETRQATNQRAKNRGVELFKFEEVERIGAQKNHPEVPPKTTDLCTICYTSGTTGNPKGVMLTHQNVMASISAVLIQLGEHRPSYKDTMISFLPLAHMLERCCENGMYMVGASVGFYSGDIKRLPEDMKALRPTVMPAVPRLLNRMYDKVQTELQSSCLKRLVFSLGMRAKEAEIKKGIIRNNSVWDKLAFAKIRESTGGRLRLMVVGSAPLAGNVLTFTRCALGCIVVEGYGQTECGAPITLTVQGDHVPEHVGPPVPCCCIKLVDVPEMEYFAKKNQGEVCVKGTNVFVGYFKDPERTAQVIDEFGWHHTGDVGMWLPNGTLKIIDRRKHTFKLSQGEYIVPEKIENIYLRSQYVHQVFLHGESLKSCVVGIVIPHVDVVKCWAVENGIPGTLSVLCANPQVKQLIMDDMLSWGKEAGLKSFEQVKDIYLHPDPFSVQNGLLTPTLKMKRPQLKDYFKPQIEDLYRHLD from the exons ATGACGTCCAGTTGTTTCTCCCCTCCGCCTCTTCGACCACCGATCGACATCAGCGATCAGTCCGACACAGTCAAG GGTACTGACCTGATCAAAGTGTCGAGGTTTTATAAGGACAGCAAGGAGGGAAAGTTCGTGAGCTTCTTGTACGAGGATACAAGGACTCTGTACGATGGTTTCCGCAAAGGCGCCAAGGAGTCCA ACAACGGACCCTGTCTTGGCTGGCGGGATGGACCAAACAAACCATACCAGTGGCTACATTACAACGAGACCCTGCTCAGGGCGAAGAATTTCGGTTCTGGCTTAGTGTCTTTGGGGCTGATGCCAGGATCGCACGCGCTCGTGGGTCTCTACAGTCAGAACTGTCCGGAATGGATCCTCGCCGAGCAGGCTTGCTACACGTACTCGTTGGCAGTAGTGCCTTTGTACGACACGCTGGGCCCTGATGCCTGTGCCTTTATCATTAACCAGGCTGAGATCAATTTAGTCGTTTGCGAAAATGACAGCAAGTGCAATTTGCTGCTCGACAAGGCGCCCAG ATGTCTAAGGAAAATGGTGGTGATAAAAGAGACGAGACAAGCGACGAACCAGAGGGCGAAAAACCGCGGCGTCGAGTTGTTCAAGTTCGAGGAAGTGGAACGTATCGGCGCCCAAAAGAATCATCCGGAAGTTCCGCCCAAGACGACGGATCTGTGCACCATATGCTACACGTCCGGGACCACGGGGAATCCGAAAGGCGTGATGTTGACGCATCAGAACGTGATGGCGAGTATAAGCGCGGTTTTGATACAATTAGGCGAGCACAGGCCCTCGTACAAGGATACGATGATCAGCTTTTTGCCCCTGGCACACATGTTGGAACGGTGCTGCGAGAACGGCATGTACATGGTGGGCGCGTCCGTGGGTTTCTACAGCGGTGACATCAAAAGGTTGCCCGAGGATATGAAAGCCTTGAGGCCTACCGTGATGCCAGCGGTGCCGAGACTCTTGAATCGAATGTACGACAAG GTCCAAACTGAACTTCAGAGTTCGTGCTTGAAGAGGCTGGTATTTAGCCTGGGTATGCGGGCGAAGGAGGCAGAGATCAAGAAAGGGATCATCAGGAACAACAGCGTGTGGGACAAGCTGGCCTTCGCGAAGATCAGGGAATCGACAGGAGGCAGATTGAGGCTGATGGTCGTTGGATCTGCCCCGTTAGCGGGCAACGTTCTCACCTTCACCAGATGCGCTCTCGGCTGTATAGTCGTCGAGGGATATGGTCAGACCGAGTGCGGTGCACCGATCACTCTTACTGTTCAG GGCGATCATGTGCCAGAACATGTAGGTCCGCCAGTCCCTTGTTGCTGCATTAAATTGGTGGACGTTCCGGAAATGGAATACTTTGCGAAGAAGAATCAAGGCGAAGTGTGCGTAAAAGGCACCAACGTTTTCGTAGGGTACTTCAAGGATCCCGAAAGAACTGCTCAAGTTATCGATGAATTCGGATGGCACCATACCGGTGACGTTGGCATGTGGTTACCT AACGGAACACTTAAAATAATCGATCGAAGGAAACACACCTTCAAGCTTTCGCAAGGAGAGTACATAGTTCCAGAGAAAATcgagaatatttatttacgcaGTCAATATGTTCATCAAGTGTTCCTCCACGGGGAATCCCTAAAATCTTGCGTTGTAGGAATAGTAATACCACACGTGGATGTTGTAAAATGTTGGGCGGTGGAGAACGGAATACCAGGTACACTCAGCGTATTATGTGCTAATCCGCAAGTCAAACAGTTGATCATGGACGACATGCTTTCGTGGGGAAAAGAAGCCGGTCTCAAATCTTTCGAACAG GTGAAAGACATTTATTTACATCCGGATCCGTTCTCCGTACAAAATGGCCTTCTTACACCAACATTGAAAATGAAACGACCTCAGTTGAAAGACTACTTCAAACCGCAGATAGAAGATCTCTATCGACATTTGGACTGA